The sequence GATGCGCAACCTCGAGTTCGGTGGTTGCCGTCCGTACGTCATGATTCGAAGCACGAGCCTTGAGGTTCGACAGGTCAAATGCCATTCTGTCCATCGTTCCACGGAACTCGCGCAGGTACTCCAATATTAGATTATCCACCGATCCTCCCTCATCGCAAGCGCCCGTCCATGCGACGAATTCTCGCCGCTTGCGACCTACCAGACGCCTCGGGAAAACCGCCTTTCCGCGTAACTACCCGATCACTTTCCAGTCAGCCACCAGCCCCGGCGACGGCGTGAACTCCCCACGCTCTACCCGTCCGACCAGCTCGGTCAGCCGCGCATTGACCGGCGCCTGCACGCCGATCTTCGCGCCCTCGGCAGCGATCATCCCGTTCAGGTAGTCGATCTCGGTGCGCCGGCCCTTGTGCATGTCCTGCGCCATCGACGGACGCTGTCCGTCGCCGCGCCGGCCGGCGAGTTCGATCAGCACGTTCTCGATCTCGGTCAGCGCATCGGCGTGGCCTTCGCCGGCCAGGGCCAGGGTCTCCGGCTCCAGCCCCTGCTGTGGGGAGATCGAATAGCCGAGCGCCTGTCCGACGCGTACCGCCTCCGAGCCCAGCTTGATCGAGATGCGGCGCGTCTGCTGCGCGAGGTCGCGGCCGTTGCCGCCGAGCCCGGTGGCTGCGCACAGCCCGTTGCGCATCACGTTGATGATCAGCTTCGACCAGCGCTCGCCCCACAGGTTGGTGGTGGCCTTCGCGCTGTCGGCCGCGCGCATCAGCGCGGCGAACTGTTCGACCCGCGGCGTGATCCGCCCGTGCACTTCCCCGATCCGGTAGACGGTGTGCTTCTCGCCGCCGAGATGGATGTGCCGTTGCACATGGCCCGGCCCGTCGAGTTCCGCGGCGAGCAGGCTCACGCAGCAGCCGACCGTCTTCCCCCAGCCGACCACGCCAGCCAGGCGTTCCTCGTTGATCGAGTTCTGCATCGACACGAAGTAGCCGCCGGGCGCGACGTACGGCTTGATCAGGTGCGCCGCCCACTCGGTGTCGTAGGACTTCATTGCGATCACCGCGATGTCGAAAGGCGGCCGCTTCGACAGCTGAGGCACGTCGCAGATGTGGAGGGCTTCCACCGGCACCACCACCGACTCTTCCGGCGTCATGCCGTCGATTGCGAAGCCGTCGCGGCGGATCTTCTCGACGTGTTCCGGCCAGCCGTCGACCAGCGTCACGTCGTGGCTGGCCTTCTTCAGCAATGCGCCGGCGTAACCGCCGATCGCGCCTGCGCCGACGAACACGATGCGGGGAGCGGGGCTGGGCATGTTCTTCCTCCTTCGGGGCGGGCGGCGCGGCGCCGTCTCTTGCATGCGGGAATGTTCACCGCAGAGATTAACATCCGACCGTTGGCGAATTCCCGACAAACAGAGCCCGATCCGCGCTGGATGATGCAGATCGGCGAAGTGGCCGCCGCGGCTGCAGCCTATCGCGACATGGCGGCCGCGATGCCGCGCTGCTGCAGCGGCTCTGCGTGGTCGAGTACATGCTGGGCAACCTCGACGATGCGATCGGCTGCCTCACCGCTGCGCCCCGGGTTGTCGATCGCGCACGATGGACGAGACCGCGTTCGCGTCTGAGCTGTCGGCGCTGCTGCGCCAGGCCTGGCGGGGTCAGACCCCGGGGTCAGACCCCAGGGTCAGACCCGGACTGCCATCTAGTTCATCGCTTCGATGATCGCCTGGGTCATCGCCCGTGTGCCGCCGCCCGCGCCACCGCCCAGGTCGCTTGTGACCCGGTCGCGCCGCTCGAGAACCGAGGTCAGCGCGCGCTCGATGCGCGCCGCCGCGTCCAGTTCGCCCACGTGCTTGAGCAGCATCGTCGCCGACAGGATCATCGCCATCGGGTTGGCGATGTCGCGCCCGGCGATATCCGGCGCGGTGCCGTGCACGGCTTCGAAGATCGCGCACTGCTCGCCGATGTTCGCGCCCGGTGCCATGCCCAGCCCGCCGACCAGCCCGGCGCCGAGGTCGGAGACGATGTCTCCGTACAGGTTCGCCAGCAGCAGGCAATCGTAGCGCTCCGGCGCCAGCACCAGTTCCATGCACAGCGCGTCGATCACCCGGTCGCGTGCCTCGATCTGCGGGTAGCCGGCGGCGACATCCATCGCGGCGCGCAGGAAGAGGCCGTCGGTCAGCTTGAGCACGTTCGACTTGTGCGCCACCGCCAGCTTCTTCCGCCCGAGCCGCATCATCGTCTCGCAGGCGAACTTCGCTGCCCGGGTGGTCGCGCCGCGGGTGATCGTCTTGATCGCCTCGGCGGTGTCGTCGTCGACCATGCGCTCGCGCCCGAGATACAGGTCTTCGCTGTTCTCGCGAAAAATCAGCAGATCGACGTCCTGGTAGCGCGACGGCACGGCCGGGAAGCTGCGGATCGGCCGCAGGTTCATGTACAGGTCGAACTCCTTGCGCAGCGCGATCGCGACGCTCGGGTAAACCCGGGGCTCGGCTGTCGGATTCATCCGGTGCGCGCCGACCTCGATGCGGTAAGGCGTGCCGAACGGCGTGCCGGTCGGCCCCTTCAGGGCCAGGCCAGTCCTGCCGATGGAAGCGAATACCGCCGGGCCGAGGGCGGGCAGGCCGGACGCCTGGGCGGCGAGTCCGGCCGGCTGGACATCCCAGTCGAACTGGGCGCCGCTGGCCTCGACGATGGCCCGCGCGGATGCCGTGACTTCCGGGCCGATGCCATCGCCCGGGATCAGTGTGATTTCGCGCCTGGTGTCCATGTCCATCCTCCCCTGTCGATAGCCTTCGATGATACCCAACGAGCGGCGGCCACCATGCCGGCGGTCCGGAGGTCGCGTGTTGTGTTTAAGCAACATCCGGGCTGTCAGATGCGCTCCGAATGCACACCGAAGTTGTGATCGCGCCGGTTCAGTCGGCAAAATGCCGACACTTCTCAGTTCTGGGAAGTCTGGGTGGCGGCGAACCTTAAGGCGTCGGCATCCACCACTTCGAAGCTTTTCAGGAGGCTCTTACTGTGAAAAAGAAACTTCTTGCGGCGGCAGTCGTGTCGGCCTTCGCAGCTCCGGTCGCGTTCGCGCAGACCGCTCCGGCCAACGTCACCATCTACGGCAGCCTGCAGATGGAAGTGTTCACGCTGAAGGCCGACGGCGCGAACGGCAATCCGAATCGCAATCGCACGAACGCCGTCAGCAGCCCGGGCGTGTTCTTCATCGGCTTCCGCGGCACCGAGTCCCTCGGTGGCGGCCTGTCGACCATCTGGCAGGTCGAGCAAGGCGCTGGCGGCGACGGCACCGGCACCTCCCAGACCTGGGGCGCGCGCAACACGTTCCTCGGCCTGTCCGGCGGCTTCGGTCGCGCGTACGTGGGTATCATGGACTCCCCGTACAAGCGCGTCATGGGCATCAACAACACCGCCACGATGCGTGCTGGCCTGACCGGTCCGCAGGGCATCAACGCGATCATGAACAACGGCGACACCTCCGGCGGTGATCCGTTCATCAGCTCGGGCGCTGGCAACAACACGGCATTCAGCCGCCGCGTCGCGAACTCGGTGAACTACGATTCGCCGAGCTTCGGTGGATTCTCGGTGTCGGCCCAGTACGGCGCCAACGAAGGCCGTGCGCTGACGACCGCCGCCGGCGCCGCCGCTGGTGTGAACCCGCAACTGTACAGCCTGGCCGGTACGTACCGCGGTGGTCCGTTCGCCGTCGGCCTCGGCTGGCAGCAGCATCAAGAGTTCCGTGGTGTCGGCCTCGACGACTCGTCGATGGTTCTGTCGGCCAGCTGGACCAGCGGCCCGTTCCTGCTTCAGGGCTCGTACAGCAACTTCAAATACGCTACCGCCACCGCTGGCGATCTGAAGCGCGACAACTGGTTGATCGGCGGCGCGTACTCGATGGGCAACCATCGTTTCCGCTTGCAGTACCAGCAAGCCAACGACACGAAAGGCGGGGTCGGCGGCATTGGTGGTGGTTCGACCGCCATCGGCGGCGTCGCTGTGTTCAACGGCTCGGGTACCGACACTGGCGCGAAGATCGTCAGCGCCAACTACGGCTACCTGCTGTCGAAGCGGACGGAACTCTACGCGTTCTACGTGAAGCTGGACAACGACAACAACGGTCGTACCAACTTCGCTGGCTCGGCTGGCCTCGGCATCTCGGGCGGCGCGCTGCGTGGCATGGACGCGGACATCCTGGGTGTCGGTATCGCCCACACGTTCTGATCGCCACAAGCGAAAAGAAGCGTTTGAGAACGGGCACCTTCGGGTGCCCGTTTTTTCATCCAGAATCACGACATGAGTCCGGACCCGGTCGGTGAACTGCTCGCGCAGGCGTTGCGCGCGATCCAGTCAGGCTGGTGGTCGGATGCAAGGACACTGCTCGAGCAGGCTCAGCAGATCGATGGCCGCCGGCCCGATGTGCTGATCAACCTCGGCCTCGCCTGTCTTAACAGCGGTGCACCGCGCGATGCACTGGTGCCGTTGAAGAAGGCAGTCGCACTCAGGCCCGACATTCCCGATGCCCATTCGAACCTCGGGCTCGCGCTGTCGGCCAGCGGCAAGCACAAGGATGCGGTGGCCAGCCTTGCGCGCGCCGTCCGGCTCGCTCCCGGCGATGCGTACCTGCGGCATGAACTGGGCGTGGTCTGCCATGCTGCTGGCGACACGACGGCGGCGCTGGCTGCGTTCCGGCAGGCGCTTGCGTTGCAGCCGGGGCTTGTCGAGTCGCGGTTCAACCTCGGCAATCTGCTACGCCTCGATGGCCAGCCCGTGGCGGCGGAGGCGGCGTGGCGCGAGGTGCTGCAGGCTGCGCCCGGCCACCTGCCCTCGGCGCAGAACCTCGGCAGCCTGCTGGTCACGCAGGGCCGCGCCGCGAATGCGCTGCAGTGCTTCGAGTCCATCCTGCCTGGCCATGACGGCGTCGCGTCGCTGCATAACGGACGGGGTAACGCGCTGCACGATCTGGGCCGGCTCGATGAGGCGCTGGACGCGTTCGCGCGCGCGGCGGCACTCGACCCGGACAGCGCCGAGATCCGCTACAACCTGGCCAACCAGCAGTTGCAGCTCGGGCAGGTGGACGCCGCGATCGACACCTTCCGGCAGGTGCTGCGGCTCGACCCTGGCCATGTAGAGGCCGCACAGAACCTGCTGTATTCGCTCAACTATTCGGATTCGATCCCGGCTACAGACATCGCTCGCGAGCATCGGGCGTTCGCGCCGGTGGTGGCCGGCGAGCGTGTGCCGCAGCCAGGGCAGCCGGCGCGCAAGGGCGGGTCGAACGGACGGACAGTGACGCCCTCGGCGGCCAACGCGCCGCCCGTGGCACCCTCGCCCGCCCGCGCGCCGCTGCGCATCGGCTTCGTATCGGCCGACCTGCGTACCCATTCGGTCGCCTGGTTCCTGCTGCCGCTGCTGGAGGCGACCGACCGCGCCCGGTTCGAGATTCACTGCTATTCGAGCTCGGCGAAGGCCGATGCCATGACGCAGCGTCTGCGTGCGGCGAGTGCCGGCTGGCATCCGATCGACACACTCGACGACGACGCCGCCGCGCGCCAGGTGCGGGACGACCGTATCGACCTGCTGATTGACCTGTCAGGCCACAGTGCGGGCCAGCGGCTGGGGCTTTTCGCCCGTCGCGCCGCGCCGACGCAGGCGACCTGGCTCGGGTATCCGAACACTACCGGGCTGCCGGCGATCGACGTACGGCTGGTCGACGCGATCACCGATCCGGACGATGACACCGTGCAGGCACTGGCGAGCGAGCGGCTGCTGCGCATCCCCGGCTGCTTCGTCTGTTACGAGCCGCCGCCCGATGCACCGCCGGTCGAGGCGCGCCGGGCGGACGGTAGCGGTGGTCCGATCGTGTTCGGGTCGTTCAACAACCTGCAGAAGATCTCTGCAACCACCCTCGACCTCTGGACGGCAGTACTCGCGGCAGAGCCCGATTCGCTGCTCGTGCTGAAGGCCGGTAGCCTCGAGCAGCCCGGTGTACAGACGCGGCTGCAGCAGGCCGTCGCCGCGCGCGGCATCGATCCGGAGCGGTTACGCTTCCTGCCGCGCGATACCGATGTTGCCGGTCATCTTGCGCGGTACGGCGGCATCGATGTCGCGCTCGACACCTTCCCCTATCACGGCACCACCACCACCTGCGAGGCGCTCTGGATGGGCGTGCCGGTGGTGTCGCTGGCCGGTGACCGGCATGCCAGCCGTGTCGGGGCGAGCCTGCTCGCAGCCGCAGGGTGTCCACAGGACTGCGCCACCGACCCAGACGGGTACGTCGCTGCTGCCCTGCACGCGGCACGCATCGCCCGAGCCGATCCCGCCGTCCGGCTGCGCCGGCGCGAACGACTCGCCGCCAGCCTGCTGCTCGACCGCGCCCGCTTCGCCACCCACTTCGCCGAAGCCATCACCCAGTCCGCGACCTGACCCTGGGGTCTGACCCCAGGGTCAGACCCCAGGGTCAGACCCGGATCTCCTGCGGTGCTACCATCCGGCCGGCTCGAATCCGTTCGATCCCGAATCCTTGTCTGGAGGCTCCCTTGGCTGGTCCGTTGTCGCATATCCGTGTCCTCGACCTCACCCGCGTGCTCGCCGGCCCGTGGTGCGGGCAGAACCTCGCCGACCTCGGCGCCGAAGTGACCAAGGTCGAGCGACCAGGCAAGGGTGACGACTCGCGCGCGTTCGGGCCGCCGTGGATCAAGGACGCGGCTGGCAACGATACCGCCGAGGCGGCGTACTTCGTCTGCGCGAACCGCGGCAAGCAGTCGGTGACGCTCGACCTGTCGAAGCCCGAGGCGCAGCAGATCGTGCGCCGGCTCGCCGCGCAGTCGGACGTGCTGCTCGAGAACTACAAGGTCGGCGACCTCGCCCGCTACGGGCTGGGTTACGACGATCTGTCGAAGGAGAACCCGGGCCTGATCTACTGCTCGATCACCGGCTTCGGCCAGACCGGCCCTTACAAGGACCGTCCGGGCTACGACTTCATGGCCCAGGGCATGGGCGGCCTGATGAGCGTCACCGGCGAGCGCGACGACCTGCCCGGCGGTGGCCCGCAGCGCGTCGGCGTGCCGATCGTCGACATCATGACCGGCATGTATGCGTCGATCGCAGTGTGCGCGGCGATCGCGCACCGAGCGGTCAGCGGCCGCGGCCAGTACATCGACATGGCCCTGCTCGACACCCAGGTCGCTTTCCTGTCGAACCAGGGCATGAACTACCTCGCCACCGGCGAGGCGCCGGCACGGCTGGGCAACACCCACCCGAACATCGTGCCCTACCAGACGTTCCGCACGTCCGATGGCGCGATCATCCTCGCCTGCGGCAACGACAACCTGTTCCGCAAGTTCTGCGAGGTCGCCGGCTGCGGTGAACTGGCGATCGATGCGCGCTTCGCGACCAACGGCAAGCGGGTCGAGAACCGCGCGGCGCTCACCGAGACCCTGGATGCGGTGTTCGCCCGGCGCAGCACTAAGGATTGGGTGGCGGCGCTGGAGGGCGCTGGCGTGCCCAACGGCCCGATCAACGACCTGAAGCAGGTGTTCGAGGAACCGCAGGTCATCGCGCGCGGCATGCGTATCGACGTGCCGCATCCCACCGCCGGCACGGTGCCGATGGTGGCGAGCCCGATGCGCTTCTCGGCCACGCCGATCGCCTACGAGGTGCCGCCGCCGACGCTCGGCCAGCATACCGCCGAGGTGCTGGCGAAGCGGCTGTCGATGTCGGCCGAAGAGATCGAACGGCTGAAGCGCGACGGCATCGTCTGACCGGGCAGGGCGGCCTGACCGCCTGCCGGCCGGCGCTCAGCGCGAGCAGGCCTCGCGCACGCCGAGCGAGCAGGCGTTCCTGAAGCTCTCCTTCGCATCGGCAGGCCGCTGCAGCCCGCCGAGCAGCAGCCCGCGCATCATCCAGAGTTCGCCATTGCGCTCGCTCAGTTTCAGCGCCGCTTCGACGTCGACCAGGGACTCGGCCTGCCGGCCGCTGCGCGCCAGGCCCTGGGCACGGGTGGCGAGCGCCCGCGGATTGCCCGGGTCCAGCGCGACCAGCCGGTTCAGGTCGGCCAGTGCTGCGTCGTTGCTGCCCTTGAGGAACAGCGCCGTCGCGCGGTTGGCCAAAGCCTCGCGCGAACCGGGATCTAGCTCGATCGCGCGGCTGAAGTCGCGCAGCGCGGCGTCGAGGTCGCCCATCTGCGCGTACAGCGTGCCGCGGTTGTAGAACGCGGAGGACGATCGCGGGTTGGCTGTGACCGCGCGCTGCAGGTCGGCCATTGCCCGGTCCGGCTGCTTCGCGGCCATCGACAGCGTTGCCCGGGCGGCAAGCGTGCCGGCATCGTCCGGACGCAGTGTCAGGCTACGCTCGATCGCTTCGCGCGCCGGCTCCGCCTGGCCCATGCGCAGTCGGGCCAGCCCGAGGTTGGTCCAGCCGATCGCGCTCTTCGGATCGAGCGTGGTCGCCTGTTGCGCTGCTTCGGCTGCGGCGCGCACGTCGCCTAGCGCCAGCAGGGCGGCCGACGCGTTGGCCGCTGGCTCGCCGCTCTTCGGCCTGAGCTCGAAGGCGCGGCGGTAGTAGCCGAGCGCCTCCTCCGGCTGGCCCAGCTGCATCAGCGCGACGCCGGCGTTGAGGTTCGCGCTGAACTCGCCCGGCGCGATGGCGATTGCCCGCTGGAAGTCGGCCAGGGCCTCGCGCGCACGTCCGAGCCGCAACTGCTCGAGGCCGCGCACGATGAACGGACGTTCGGCGCCGAGCTGCCAGGGTTCGTCCAGCTTCTTCACTGCATCGTCCCACAGGCGCAGCGGCGTCTCGAAGCTGGCGAGCCTGTTCGATGCGGGGAAGCAGAGCACGACGGCGGCGACCAGCAGTACGCCGAGTGCAGCGCGCGTCGGCAGCAGGTGGCCGAGCAGCGGCAGTGCGGCCGGCAGCGCGAACATCCACAGGTAGCTGCGGTACAGCACCATCGGCTCCTGCAGCCGCACCGTGGACAGCTCGGTGCTGAACAGCAGCAACGGGGCGAGCAGCGCGAACCCGAGCAGGCGCAGCGTGCGCCCGGCGAGCAGCATCCAGGTCGCAAGCGCGGCGTAGCCTATGGCGAGCGGCACTCCCAGCAACTGGGGCACCTCGGTGAGCGTGCGCGCGAATCCGGGCCGCAGGTCGATCGACATCCAGGCTGGATTGGGCAGCAGCCAGGTGCCGAGGTAGCCGAAGAACAGCCAGAGCTGTGTGAGTACCGACAGCGGATACACGTTCTCGAGCGACAACTGCGGACGCCCACTGTCGACCTCGGCCAGCATCTCGGCCACGAACGGCTCGTACGGGGCACCGAAGATGCCACGCGTGCGCGCGATCACGAACAGGGCGATCGCTGAATAGAGCAGGATCGGCAGCCACAGTGAACGCAGCAGGGGCAGCAGCGCGGCGAGCGACTGTCCGAAGGTGCGCTGGCTCGTCGGCTGGCCGCTGTAGGGGTCCGCGCCACGATCGGCGCGCCCGCCATCGACCAGCACCGCCAGCGCCATCGCGACGGCCGGCAGCATCACGGCGTGTTCCTTCGAGAACAGCGCAACGAAGTAGCACAGCGCCGCGGCCAGGTACCAGGCAACCCGTCCGCCCTCCATGCCGCGCAGGAAGCACAGCAGCGACAGGATCGAGAACAGCGTCGCCATCACGATGCTTCGCTGCACCAGGTAGGCGACGCCATACACCGAGACCGGATGCACGGCGAACAGCAGCGCGCCGGCGAAGGCATACCAGCAGGGCGCGTCGTCCGACCAGTCGGTCATGCCGGGCAGGCGGCCAGCCGGTTCCCTGGCTGGCAGCAGCACCCGCTCGAATACCGCGCGCAGCAGCATGAAGAGGGCGATGCAGGTGGCCGAGTGCAGCACGAGATTGATCGACCGATGGACCGGCAGGCTGTCGCCGGCCAGCGCCCATGTCCAGCCGAGCGTGACATAGGAGAACCAGCGCATGTCGAACGCGAACATCGACTGCGCATACTGCGCGAGCACGCGCGGGTTCATCAGCGCGCGGTCATCGAACACCAGCGGGTTGTCGAGCGCGCGGAAGTAGAGCGCCACCACGACGATGGCCAGCACGGCGCACAGCGCCGCCACCACCGCCGCGCCTGCCTTGAACCGGTCGGGCGAAACCGGGGGCGCGGGGATCGGCGCGGACATCGTTCAGGCGCCCCGGTCGATCAGCCCGGCGATGAACGCCCATTCAGCCGGCTCGATCGGCGTGATGGACAGCCGGTTGCCCCGCTGCAGGATGCGCAGGCTGGCGAGTTCGGGATGCGCGCGCAGTTCTGCCAGCGGAACCAGCCGGGTCTTCTTCACCAGCTTCATGTCGACGTTCATCCAGCGCGGCGCCTCGGGCATGGACTTCGGGTCATGGTACTCGCTGGCCGGATCGAACTGGGTGATATCCGGATAGGCTTTCTTCGCCACCTTCATGAGGCCGACGATGCCCGGCTCAGCGCAACTCGAGTGGTAGAAGAACGCGAGGTCACCGACCGACATGTCGTCGCGCATGAAGTTGCGCGCCTGGTAGTTGCGTACGCCCCACCAGGCGGCAGTGCGCCCCGGTTCCTTCGCGAGATGGTCGATGCCGAAGACATCGGGTTCGGACTTCATCAGCCAGTGGCGCATGGGTGTAACGGGACTCTCTGCTGGAGGAGCGGTTTGCACGAGCGCTGAGGGCGGCGTGCCGAGCGTGCCGCGCAAAGTATATCGAGTTGGCCCGTCGTCGGCGCTGCCGAGCGCGCGCCCTGCACGGCCGGCTTCGTCGCCGCCACTTCGACGTCACGCGATCGCCGGCACGCCCATGATGTAGGTCTGCCGCACATTGCGGTCGTCGCCGAGCATCATCAGCGCGAACAGCCGCTCCTCGAGCGTGCGCGTCAGCGCGTCGCGCCGTGCACCGAGCGTGCTCGCCGCCGGATCCAGCACGACGAAGTCCGCCTCGCGGCCGGGCTGGAAGCTGCCGATCCGGTCGTCGAGCCCGAGGGCGCGTGCGCCGCCGAGCGTCGCGAAGTAGAACGCCCGATGCGCGGACAGGTCCTGGCCCGTCATGCGCACGACCTTGTAGGCTTCGGCAAGGGTGCGCAGCATGCTGAAGCTGGTGCCGCCGCCGACATCGGTGGCGATGCTCACCTGCACCCCGGCCGCATCGGCCGCGGCAAGGTCGAACAGCCCGCTGCCCAGGAACAGATTGGAGGTGGGGCAGAACGCGACCGCGGCCCGGGCCAGCGACATGCGTCGACGGTCTTCCGTGTCGAGGTGTATGCAGTGCGCATAGACCGAGTGGCGCAGCAGGCCATGCCCTTCGTACACGTCGAGGTAGCTGCGGGCGCTCGGGAACAGCGACCGTACCCAGGCGACCTCGGCGAGGTTTTCTGCCACATGGCCCTGCACCAGCACGTCCGGATGCTCGGCGGCCAGTTGCCCGGCGAGCGCCAGTTGCGCGTCGGACGAGGTGCAGGCGAAGCGCGGCGTGATCGCATAGCCGAGCCGGCCGCTGCCGTGCCAGCGCTCGATCAGTGCAGACGATTCATCGTAGGCCGATTGCGCGGTGTCGCGCAGGTCGTCCGGGCAGTTGCGATCCATCATCGCCTTTCCGGCGACCAGTCGCAGGTTGCGCGCGGACGCCTCGTCGAACAGTGCGTCGATCGATGTCCGGTGCACGGTGCCGAACACCAGCGCTGTCGTGGTTCCGTTGCGCGCGAGCTCGTCGAGGAAGAACGCCGAGGTGGATCGTGCATGTGCGGCATCGGCGAACCGGCGTTCGGCCGGGAACGTATGCCGTTCCAGCCAGTCGAGCAGCGTGCTTCCACCCGAGGCGATGACGTCGGTCTGCGCATGGTGGATATGGGTGTCGATG comes from Rhodocyclaceae bacterium and encodes:
- a CDS encoding 2-dehydropantoate 2-reductase gives rise to the protein MPSPAPRIVFVGAGAIGGYAGALLKKASHDVTLVDGWPEHVEKIRRDGFAIDGMTPEESVVVPVEALHICDVPQLSKRPPFDIAVIAMKSYDTEWAAHLIKPYVAPGGYFVSMQNSINEERLAGVVGWGKTVGCCVSLLAAELDGPGHVQRHIHLGGEKHTVYRIGEVHGRITPRVEQFAALMRAADSAKATTNLWGERWSKLIINVMRNGLCAATGLGGNGRDLAQQTRRISIKLGSEAVRVGQALGYSISPQQGLEPETLALAGEGHADALTEIENVLIELAGRRGDGQRPSMAQDMHKGRRTEIDYLNGMIAAEGAKIGVQAPVNARLTELVGRVERGEFTPSPGLVADWKVIG
- a CDS encoding isocitrate/isopropylmalate dehydrogenase family protein, encoding MDTRREITLIPGDGIGPEVTASARAIVEASGAQFDWDVQPAGLAAQASGLPALGPAVFASIGRTGLALKGPTGTPFGTPYRIEVGAHRMNPTAEPRVYPSVAIALRKEFDLYMNLRPIRSFPAVPSRYQDVDLLIFRENSEDLYLGRERMVDDDTAEAIKTITRGATTRAAKFACETMMRLGRKKLAVAHKSNVLKLTDGLFLRAAMDVAAGYPQIEARDRVIDALCMELVLAPERYDCLLLANLYGDIVSDLGAGLVGGLGMAPGANIGEQCAIFEAVHGTAPDIAGRDIANPMAMILSATMLLKHVGELDAAARIERALTSVLERRDRVTSDLGGGAGGGTRAMTQAIIEAMN
- a CDS encoding porin, which translates into the protein MKKKLLAAAVVSAFAAPVAFAQTAPANVTIYGSLQMEVFTLKADGANGNPNRNRTNAVSSPGVFFIGFRGTESLGGGLSTIWQVEQGAGGDGTGTSQTWGARNTFLGLSGGFGRAYVGIMDSPYKRVMGINNTATMRAGLTGPQGINAIMNNGDTSGGDPFISSGAGNNTAFSRRVANSVNYDSPSFGGFSVSAQYGANEGRALTTAAGAAAGVNPQLYSLAGTYRGGPFAVGLGWQQHQEFRGVGLDDSSMVLSASWTSGPFLLQGSYSNFKYATATAGDLKRDNWLIGGAYSMGNHRFRLQYQQANDTKGGVGGIGGGSTAIGGVAVFNGSGTDTGAKIVSANYGYLLSKRTELYAFYVKLDNDNNGRTNFAGSAGLGISGGALRGMDADILGVGIAHTF
- a CDS encoding tetratricopeptide repeat protein codes for the protein MSPDPVGELLAQALRAIQSGWWSDARTLLEQAQQIDGRRPDVLINLGLACLNSGAPRDALVPLKKAVALRPDIPDAHSNLGLALSASGKHKDAVASLARAVRLAPGDAYLRHELGVVCHAAGDTTAALAAFRQALALQPGLVESRFNLGNLLRLDGQPVAAEAAWREVLQAAPGHLPSAQNLGSLLVTQGRAANALQCFESILPGHDGVASLHNGRGNALHDLGRLDEALDAFARAAALDPDSAEIRYNLANQQLQLGQVDAAIDTFRQVLRLDPGHVEAAQNLLYSLNYSDSIPATDIAREHRAFAPVVAGERVPQPGQPARKGGSNGRTVTPSAANAPPVAPSPARAPLRIGFVSADLRTHSVAWFLLPLLEATDRARFEIHCYSSSAKADAMTQRLRAASAGWHPIDTLDDDAAARQVRDDRIDLLIDLSGHSAGQRLGLFARRAAPTQATWLGYPNTTGLPAIDVRLVDAITDPDDDTVQALASERLLRIPGCFVCYEPPPDAPPVEARRADGSGGPIVFGSFNNLQKISATTLDLWTAVLAAEPDSLLVLKAGSLEQPGVQTRLQQAVAARGIDPERLRFLPRDTDVAGHLARYGGIDVALDTFPYHGTTTTCEALWMGVPVVSLAGDRHASRVGASLLAAAGCPQDCATDPDGYVAAALHAARIARADPAVRLRRRERLAASLLLDRARFATHFAEAITQSAT
- a CDS encoding CoA transferase, which produces MSHIRVLDLTRVLAGPWCGQNLADLGAEVTKVERPGKGDDSRAFGPPWIKDAAGNDTAEAAYFVCANRGKQSVTLDLSKPEAQQIVRRLAAQSDVLLENYKVGDLARYGLGYDDLSKENPGLIYCSITGFGQTGPYKDRPGYDFMAQGMGGLMSVTGERDDLPGGGPQRVGVPIVDIMTGMYASIAVCAAIAHRAVSGRGQYIDMALLDTQVAFLSNQGMNYLATGEAPARLGNTHPNIVPYQTFRTSDGAIILACGNDNLFRKFCEVAGCGELAIDARFATNGKRVENRAALTETLDAVFARRSTKDWVAALEGAGVPNGPINDLKQVFEEPQVIARGMRIDVPHPTAGTVPMVASPMRFSATPIAYEVPPPTLGQHTAEVLAKRLSMSAEEIERLKRDGIV
- a CDS encoding tetratricopeptide repeat protein; translation: MSAPIPAPPVSPDRFKAGAAVVAALCAVLAIVVVALYFRALDNPLVFDDRALMNPRVLAQYAQSMFAFDMRWFSYVTLGWTWALAGDSLPVHRSINLVLHSATCIALFMLLRAVFERVLLPAREPAGRLPGMTDWSDDAPCWYAFAGALLFAVHPVSVYGVAYLVQRSIVMATLFSILSLLCFLRGMEGGRVAWYLAAALCYFVALFSKEHAVMLPAVAMALAVLVDGGRADRGADPYSGQPTSQRTFGQSLAALLPLLRSLWLPILLYSAIALFVIARTRGIFGAPYEPFVAEMLAEVDSGRPQLSLENVYPLSVLTQLWLFFGYLGTWLLPNPAWMSIDLRPGFARTLTEVPQLLGVPLAIGYAALATWMLLAGRTLRLLGFALLAPLLLFSTELSTVRLQEPMVLYRSYLWMFALPAALPLLGHLLPTRAALGVLLVAAVVLCFPASNRLASFETPLRLWDDAVKKLDEPWQLGAERPFIVRGLEQLRLGRAREALADFQRAIAIAPGEFSANLNAGVALMQLGQPEEALGYYRRAFELRPKSGEPAANASAALLALGDVRAAAEAAQQATTLDPKSAIGWTNLGLARLRMGQAEPAREAIERSLTLRPDDAGTLAARATLSMAAKQPDRAMADLQRAVTANPRSSSAFYNRGTLYAQMGDLDAALRDFSRAIELDPGSREALANRATALFLKGSNDAALADLNRLVALDPGNPRALATRAQGLARSGRQAESLVDVEAALKLSERNGELWMMRGLLLGGLQRPADAKESFRNACSLGVREACSR
- a CDS encoding EVE domain-containing protein encodes the protein MRHWLMKSEPDVFGIDHLAKEPGRTAAWWGVRNYQARNFMRDDMSVGDLAFFYHSSCAEPGIVGLMKVAKKAYPDITQFDPASEYHDPKSMPEAPRWMNVDMKLVKKTRLVPLAELRAHPELASLRILQRGNRLSITPIEPAEWAFIAGLIDRGA
- the guaD gene encoding guanine deaminase; translated protein: MTEPSDRPDDALRALCAFRGSILHFLADPGSGHGGSEYFEDGLLLVEEGRVLRTGPATALLPTLPAGTPLVDHTGCLLLPGFIDTHIHHAQTDVIASGGSTLLDWLERHTFPAERRFADAAHARSTSAFFLDELARNGTTTALVFGTVHRTSIDALFDEASARNLRLVAGKAMMDRNCPDDLRDTAQSAYDESSALIERWHGSGRLGYAITPRFACTSSDAQLALAGQLAAEHPDVLVQGHVAENLAEVAWVRSLFPSARSYLDVYEGHGLLRHSVYAHCIHLDTEDRRRMSLARAAVAFCPTSNLFLGSGLFDLAAADAAGVQVSIATDVGGGTSFSMLRTLAEAYKVVRMTGQDLSAHRAFYFATLGGARALGLDDRIGSFQPGREADFVVLDPAASTLGARRDALTRTLEERLFALMMLGDDRNVRQTYIMGVPAIA